CGGCCGAGCGCCTCCGCGACCCACCGCACGTCACCGTCGGCGAGCCTCTGGCGGATCGTCGACGACGAGATCGGGCGGTCGAGGTGGCTGCGGAGCGGCACGGCCTCGACGTCGAAGCCGTGGGCGGTACCGAGATCGGCCAGGAGCGAGACGTCCCCGCTGGCGCGGTGACCGAAGCGGAAGTTGCTGCCCACCACCGCCTTGCGCACGTCGAGGACGGCGACCAGCACCTGGTCGACGAAGGCGGCCGGCTCCAGCTGTGACAGCTCCAACGTGAACGGCAGGACCAGCACGCGATCGGCGCCGACCTCCAGCAGCGTCCGCACCCGCCGTTCACGGGTCATCAGCAGCGGCGGCTGCGACCCCGGGCGGAGCACCTCGCTGGGGTGACGGTCGAACGTCACCGCCAGCGCACGCAGGCCCAGTTCCTCGGCGCTTGCAGCCGTGCGGTCGAAGATGGCCTGGTGGCCACGGTGAACGCCGTCGAAGAACCCGATGGTCACGACCGACGGGGCAGCTTCGACCTCGTCGAGCGAGTGCCACGCCCGCTCGGACGGCGACGAACGCCCGGCGGGCGTCGTCATCGGCTCTCCGACCGTTGCAGGTCGGAGGGCTGGACGAACACCGCTTCGGCGCGAGCGTGACCGTCGTCGTCGGCGTAGATCCCCACCAGCGTCGGTTCGCCGCCGACGCGGTGCACCAGCGCGATCGGTCCGGGCAGCCCCGTGGCCGGCAAGCGGCGGCCGGTGGCGACCGCCCGGGCGGTCTCGGCGTCGACCTCGACCGACGGCAGACCCCGCACCGCCTCGGCCATGGTCAGCACCAGCCGGCGCAGCTCGCCGTGTTCGGCGGCGCCCTCGATGTCGGCCAGTGTGTGGGCGTCGTGCACGGTGAACGCGCCGTTGGTCAAGCGGCGGAGCCCCGCGAGGCTCGCTCCGCAGCCGAGTGCGCCGCCGAGGTCGTGTGCGAGGGTGCGGATGTAGGTCCCGGACGAGCACGTCACCAGCA
This window of the Actinomycetota bacterium genome carries:
- a CDS encoding bifunctional riboflavin kinase/FAD synthetase, encoding MTTPAGRSSPSERAWHSLDEVEAAPSVVTIGFFDGVHRGHQAIFDRTAASAEELGLRALAVTFDRHPSEVLRPGSQPPLLMTRERRVRTLLEVGADRVLVLPFTLELSQLEPAAFVDQVLVAVLDVRKAVVGSNFRFGHRASGDVSLLADLGTAHGFDVEAVPLRSHLDRPISSSTIRQRLADGDVRWVAEALGRPHVLDGTVVRGDRRGHQLGVPTINVDVSERMAFPANGVYAGDVDIPDGRWPAVTSVGTRPTFDGETVTVESHLLDFDGDLYGAQVSVGFTHRLRDELKFDTVGDLVAAMEDDIRHARALLSIG